From the Clostridium putrefaciens genome, one window contains:
- the yyaC gene encoding spore protease YyaC, with amino-acid sequence MIILKNYKIHYKNNLAIFELSKILKNFIDKNTILICVGTDRCIGDSLGPIVGTLLTYKLFPLPVYGSISSPIHALNLIEKVSHIKSLHPTSNILAIDACLGDESSIGEIQFRNSPLYPGKGVGKTLPHIGDTSIIGIVDCNSANNIFVNNTIRLSFILDMATIITESLFNCIYLNELQV; translated from the coding sequence GTGATTATATTGAAAAATTATAAAATCCATTACAAAAATAATCTCGCTATTTTTGAACTTTCTAAGATACTTAAAAATTTCATAGATAAAAATACAATTTTAATATGTGTTGGTACAGATAGATGTATTGGCGACTCCTTAGGTCCAATTGTAGGTACATTACTTACATATAAGCTTTTTCCATTACCTGTTTATGGAAGCATTTCTTCTCCAATTCATGCTTTAAACTTAATTGAAAAAGTTTCACATATTAAATCACTGCATCCTACCTCTAATATATTAGCAATAGATGCATGTCTAGGTGATGAGTCTTCTATAGGTGAAATTCAATTTAGGAATTCTCCTTTATATCCAGGTAAAGGAGTAGGTAAAACCCTCCCACATATTGGTGATACATCAATTATAGGCATAGTTGATTGCAACTCTGCAAACAATATATTTGTTAATAACACCATACGCCTAAGTTTTATTCTTGATATGGCAACCATAATAACAGAATCCTTATTTAATTGTATATATTTAAATGAATTACAGGTCTAA
- the nagA gene encoding N-acetylglucosamine-6-phosphate deacetylase, which yields MLIKNCKIIYEDRIEEGSVLLHNGKIKSINPENTDEKDVMDAEGLYLSPGFIDVHIHGAGGHDTMDGTYESLNIISKTIAKYGTTSFLPTTMTCSTSDINKALETIKEAKLKGTDGANILGAHLEGPFISPKAIGAQNPDFVENPYLQTFLDIVGDNIDTVVSVTIAPEIEGACELIAYLRDKDITASMGHTKATYEEAMVGIQCGVSHSTHLFNAMTGLHHRDPGVVGAIFDSSITTETISDGIHISYPSLRIAYKQKGLDKVLLVTDAMMACSMPDGIYSLGGQKVIVENGAARLKSGSLAGSILTLDKAVRNVYNNTDYPLNEIVNMATVNPAKLCKVDTFKGSIKEGFDADLLLFDDGINVKKVIINGNVIL from the coding sequence ATGTTAATTAAAAATTGTAAAATAATATATGAAGATAGAATAGAAGAAGGTTCCGTTTTACTTCATAATGGTAAAATTAAATCTATAAATCCTGAAAATACTGATGAAAAAGATGTTATGGATGCCGAAGGTCTATACTTATCTCCTGGATTTATAGATGTCCATATTCATGGAGCTGGAGGCCATGATACCATGGATGGAACTTATGAATCATTAAACATAATTTCAAAAACCATCGCTAAATATGGAACTACTTCCTTTTTGCCAACTACAATGACCTGTTCTACAAGCGATATAAACAAGGCTCTTGAAACTATAAAGGAAGCTAAGCTAAAGGGAACTGATGGAGCTAATATCTTAGGGGCTCACTTAGAGGGACCCTTTATAAGTCCAAAAGCTATCGGAGCTCAAAATCCTGACTTTGTAGAAAATCCATACTTGCAAACATTTCTAGATATAGTAGGTGATAATATAGATACTGTAGTAAGCGTTACTATAGCCCCTGAAATAGAAGGTGCTTGCGAACTTATAGCATATCTACGTGATAAAGACATAACCGCTTCTATGGGCCACACTAAGGCCACATACGAAGAGGCCATGGTAGGAATACAATGTGGTGTTTCTCACTCTACCCATCTTTTTAACGCTATGACAGGGCTTCACCATCGTGATCCTGGAGTTGTGGGTGCAATATTTGATTCTTCTATAACTACTGAAACAATTTCAGATGGGATTCACATAAGTTATCCCTCTTTAAGAATTGCCTATAAGCAAAAAGGATTAGATAAGGTATTATTAGTAACTGATGCTATGATGGCTTGTTCAATGCCAGATGGAATTTATTCCTTAGGTGGGCAAAAGGTTATTGTTGAAAATGGAGCTGCTAGATTAAAATCGGGATCTCTTGCTGGTTCTATTTTAACTCTAGATAAGGCTGTTAGAAATGTTTATAACAATACCGATTATCCTTTAAACGAAATTGTTAATATGGCTACTGTGAATCCTGCTAAACTTTGTAAAGTAGATACCTTTAAAGGATCTATTAAAGAAGGATTCGATGCCGATCTATTACTATTCGATGATGGAATAAATGTTAAAAAGGTTATAATTAATGGTAATGTAATTCTTTAA
- the metK gene encoding methionine adenosyltransferase, whose product MKKLFTSESVTEGHPDKMCDQISDAILDTILSKDPNGRVACETMVTTGMVMVAGEISTDCYVDISKVVRKTIEEIGYVRAKYGFDAETCSVITSIDEQSADIAMGVDEALESKNGTKEELGGIGAGDQGMMFGFASNETEEYMPLPISMAHKLSRRLSEVRKNGTLPYLRPDGKTQVTVEYEDNKPKRIDTIVISTQHSPQVSLEQIDEDLRKYVIEEVVEPSLLDKDTKYYINPTGRFVIGGPQGDSGLTGRKIIVDTYGGYGRHGGGAFSGKDPTKVDRSAAYAARWVAKNLVAAGVSDKIEIQVAYAIGVARPVSIDVDTFGTGKISDERIIEIISNVFDLRPASIIKELDLRRPIYKQVAAYGHFGRSDLDLPWEKLNKVNAIKRYI is encoded by the coding sequence ATGAAAAAATTATTTACATCAGAATCAGTAACAGAAGGACATCCAGATAAAATGTGTGACCAAATATCAGATGCTATATTAGATACAATATTATCAAAGGACCCAAATGGAAGAGTAGCTTGTGAGACTATGGTAACAACTGGTATGGTAATGGTAGCTGGAGAAATATCTACAGATTGTTATGTGGATATCTCAAAAGTAGTTAGAAAGACTATAGAAGAAATTGGATATGTAAGAGCTAAATATGGATTTGATGCTGAAACTTGTTCAGTAATTACATCGATAGATGAGCAGTCAGCTGATATAGCCATGGGGGTAGATGAGGCTTTAGAATCTAAAAATGGTACTAAAGAGGAACTTGGTGGAATTGGCGCTGGGGATCAAGGAATGATGTTTGGATTTGCCAGTAATGAAACAGAAGAGTATATGCCTCTTCCAATATCTATGGCTCATAAATTATCAAGAAGGTTGTCAGAAGTAAGAAAGAATGGAACTCTTCCTTATTTAAGACCGGATGGAAAGACTCAAGTTACAGTAGAATATGAGGATAATAAACCTAAGAGAATAGATACTATAGTAATCTCAACTCAACATAGCCCTCAGGTATCCTTAGAGCAAATAGATGAAGATTTACGTAAGTATGTAATTGAAGAGGTAGTTGAACCTAGCCTATTGGACAAGGATACAAAATATTATATAAACCCAACAGGTAGATTTGTAATAGGAGGACCTCAAGGAGATTCAGGATTAACAGGAAGAAAAATAATCGTTGATACTTATGGTGGATATGGAAGACACGGTGGGGGTGCTTTTTCAGGAAAAGATCCAACTAAGGTAGATAGATCTGCAGCTTATGCAGCTAGATGGGTTGCTAAAAACTTAGTTGCCGCCGGAGTTTCTGATAAAATTGAAATTCAAGTAGCTTATGCTATAGGTGTTGCAAGACCTGTATCTATTGATGTAGATACCTTTGGAACAGGAAAGATAAGTGACGAGAGAATAATAGAAATAATTAGCAATGTATTTGACTTAAGACCAGCATCAATAATTAAAGAACTAGATCTAAGAAGACCAATATACAAACAGGTTGCAGCTTATGGACATTTTGGTAGAAGTGATTTAGATCTACCATGGGAAAAATTGAATAAAGTAAATGCTATAAAAAGATATATATAA
- a CDS encoding ComF family protein: MGKRINKYLDKESLKKYNNNDNRLKEVIKVKVKFLGYLLRYLINCSLSIVFPKGSFCLLCKEERLQDYYLCYECKNKIKLNKESFYIEIKEMKLVYYSTAYYSHEIRDLLMRFKYKRDFNVARFFVSNIMEVIDYNKIDFDIICYVPASKDGKKIRGYDQSEILACIIKEKSGMPVVKCLKRDINTREQKTVRVEDRWENLKSTFKFDIRYLKEVKNKKIILIDDVVTTGSTLYFCYKELKNNGAKEINILTVAKSRL; encoded by the coding sequence ATGGGAAAAAGGATTAATAAATATTTAGATAAAGAAAGTTTAAAGAAATATAACAATAATGATAATAGGTTAAAAGAAGTTATAAAGGTTAAAGTAAAATTCTTAGGTTACTTGTTAAGATATCTAATTAATTGTAGTTTATCTATTGTATTCCCAAAAGGCTCATTTTGTTTACTGTGTAAAGAGGAAAGACTACAAGATTACTATTTATGTTATGAATGTAAGAATAAAATAAAGTTAAATAAAGAATCTTTTTATATAGAAATTAAAGAGATGAAATTAGTATATTATTCAACAGCTTATTATTCTCATGAAATTCGAGATTTATTAATGCGATTTAAGTATAAAAGAGACTTTAATGTCGCACGTTTTTTTGTTTCTAATATTATGGAGGTAATAGATTACAATAAAATAGATTTTGATATTATATGTTATGTTCCAGCAAGCAAAGATGGTAAAAAAATTAGAGGTTATGATCAAAGTGAAATATTAGCATGCATAATAAAGGAGAAAAGTGGGATGCCAGTAGTTAAGTGTCTAAAAAGGGATATTAACACAAGGGAACAAAAAACTGTAAGGGTGGAAGATAGGTGGGAAAATTTAAAATCAACTTTTAAGTTTGATATTAGATATTTAAAAGAAGTTAAAAATAAAAAAATAATACTTATTGATGATGTTGTAACTACAGGCTCTACCTTATATTTTTGCTATAAAGAATTAAAAAATAATGGTGCTAAAGAAATTAATATATTGACTGTTGCAAAAAGTAGGTTATAA
- the spoIIID gene encoding sporulation transcriptional regulator SpoIIID — protein sequence MKDYIEERVLEVAKYIIDSKSTIRKTAKEFGVSKSTIHKDMTERLPKINPVIAKQAKLILDLNKSERHIRGGKATKLKYKHVEG from the coding sequence TTGAAGGACTATATAGAAGAAAGAGTGCTAGAAGTAGCCAAGTATATAATTGATTCAAAATCTACTATAAGAAAAACAGCAAAAGAGTTTGGTGTTAGTAAAAGTACAATACACAAAGATATGACAGAAAGATTACCTAAAATAAATCCTGTAATTGCAAAGCAAGCAAAATTAATTTTAGATTTAAATAAATCTGAGCGTCATATAAGAGGAGGGAAGGCTACTAAATTAAAATATAAACATGTTGAAGGATAA
- a CDS encoding M23 family metallopeptidase yields the protein MDKKIKQKTTNFFKREGFYVVLFVCLCIVSTIAVVTVKGNKSTRDEPPSVQHEDDLRLSEGHESKEMDVINNALQVKDNNKKSEEALKAEEKNDKTSVAAESKDTATVSKSVDTKFGKPVEGSLVRQFTEETIFCDTLGTWRTRSGVDIKADIGEKVLAVSDGVVEKVENDNTEFGRYMVIDHKNGLKTLYSNLEDTVQIKQGQKISKGQEIGKVGKTAGNYSEEKYGDHLHFEVLKDNIKVDPEKYVSYK from the coding sequence ATGGACAAAAAAATAAAACAAAAGACAACTAATTTTTTTAAAAGGGAGGGTTTTTATGTAGTACTGTTTGTATGTTTATGTATAGTATCTACTATAGCTGTAGTAACTGTAAAAGGTAACAAATCTACTAGGGATGAACCACCTAGTGTACAACATGAAGACGATTTAAGGCTATCTGAGGGGCATGAATCAAAGGAAATGGATGTAATCAACAATGCTCTCCAAGTAAAGGATAATAACAAGAAGTCCGAAGAAGCTTTAAAAGCTGAGGAAAAAAATGATAAGACATCGGTTGCAGCAGAATCAAAAGATACCGCTACAGTTTCTAAAAGTGTAGATACCAAATTTGGAAAGCCGGTAGAAGGATCATTGGTAAGGCAATTCACAGAAGAAACTATATTTTGTGATACCCTTGGTACCTGGAGGACTAGATCAGGAGTAGATATTAAAGCTGATATTGGTGAAAAGGTTTTAGCAGTATCTGATGGAGTAGTAGAAAAAGTAGAAAATGATAATACAGAGTTTGGAAGATATATGGTTATAGATCACAAAAATGGTTTGAAAACCTTATACTCTAATTTAGAAGATACCGTTCAAATAAAGCAAGGTCAAAAGATATCTAAGGGTCAAGAAATAGGGAAGGTTGGTAAAACAGCTGGTAACTATAGTGAAGAAAAGTATGGGGATCATCTACACTTTGAAGTTTTAAAAGATAATATCAAGGTTGATCCTGAAAAGTATGTAAGCTACAAATAG
- the hpf gene encoding ribosome hibernation-promoting factor, HPF/YfiA family: MKIVVMAKNIELTKALKETVEKKLSKLEKYFNPSVEAHATLSVQKNRQIIEVTIPFNGVILRGEESTDDLYASIDLVVDKLERQIRKQKTKLLRRNTGDSLRFQSIIAYEDKGEEEPKVVKTKKFAIKPMGTEEAVLQMELLAHSFFVYQNADTGEVNVIYKRKDGNYGLIEPEF, translated from the coding sequence ATGAAAATAGTAGTAATGGCAAAAAACATAGAACTTACAAAAGCATTGAAGGAAACAGTAGAAAAGAAACTCTCAAAGCTGGAAAAGTATTTTAATCCAAGTGTGGAAGCACACGCAACTTTAAGTGTACAAAAAAACAGACAAATAATTGAGGTAACAATACCGTTTAACGGAGTAATACTAAGAGGCGAAGAGTCAACAGATGATTTATATGCTTCCATTGATTTAGTAGTAGACAAATTAGAAAGACAAATTAGAAAGCAAAAAACAAAGCTACTAAGGAGAAATACTGGAGATTCTTTAAGATTTCAATCAATAATAGCCTATGAAGATAAGGGAGAGGAAGAACCAAAAGTAGTTAAAACTAAGAAATTTGCAATAAAACCAATGGGTACAGAAGAAGCTGTTTTACAAATGGAGCTTCTAGCTCATAGTTTCTTTGTATATCAAAATGCAGATACAGGCGAAGTAAATGTGATCTATAAGAGAAAAGATGGAAATTACGGTTTGATAGAGCCTGAATTTTAA
- the mreB gene encoding rod shape-determining protein MreB has translation MCFWKTNMDMGIDLGTSTVLVYVRGKGIILKEPSVVAIDNNTNKVLAIGEEARRMIGRTPGNIVAIRPMRDGVISDYDTTQKMLKYFIGEACGKRKISTPNVVICIPCESTEVEKRAVKEAAINAGAKKVFLIEEPLAAAIGAGIDITLPMGNMVIDIGGGTTDIAVISLGGIVVRESIKVAGDKFDEAIIKYVRKKHNLMIGERTAENLKVNIGSVFGEEEIYEEVKGRDLLTGLPKSVTVKSSEMREALIDTVMVICEMTHAVLEKTPPELAADIAEKGIVMTGGGALLNGLDKLIEHISKVPVHIAEDTVGSVAIGTGKMLEFIDKLNITLDGNKVELIE, from the coding sequence ATGTGCTTTTGGAAAACAAACATGGACATGGGAATAGACCTTGGAACATCAACTGTATTGGTTTATGTAAGAGGTAAAGGAATAATATTAAAAGAACCCTCAGTTGTAGCAATAGATAATAATACAAATAAGGTACTTGCTATAGGAGAAGAAGCTAGAAGGATGATAGGCAGGACTCCAGGAAATATAGTAGCTATAAGGCCTATGAGGGATGGAGTTATATCAGATTATGATACTACACAAAAAATGTTGAAATATTTTATAGGTGAAGCTTGTGGGAAAAGAAAGATATCAACACCAAATGTTGTTATCTGCATACCTTGTGAATCTACTGAAGTAGAGAAAAGGGCAGTGAAAGAGGCTGCAATAAATGCAGGGGCTAAAAAAGTCTTTCTTATAGAAGAACCATTAGCAGCGGCTATAGGAGCAGGTATTGATATAACTTTACCTATGGGTAATATGGTTATTGATATAGGGGGTGGAACTACAGATATTGCGGTAATATCTTTAGGTGGAATAGTTGTACGTGAATCTATTAAGGTTGCTGGAGATAAATTTGATGAGGCTATAATTAAATACGTAAGGAAAAAGCATAATCTCATGATAGGAGAAAGAACAGCAGAAAATCTTAAGGTTAACATAGGTAGCGTATTTGGAGAAGAAGAAATTTATGAAGAGGTAAAGGGCAGGGACTTATTAACAGGGCTACCTAAAAGTGTAACCGTGAAATCTTCAGAAATGAGAGAAGCTTTGATTGATACTGTTATGGTGATTTGTGAAATGACTCATGCGGTATTAGAAAAAACTCCACCTGAACTGGCTGCTGATATAGCAGAAAAAGGAATAGTGATGACAGGTGGGGGGGCTTTGTTAAATGGATTGGACAAACTAATAGAGCATATTTCAAAAGTTCCTGTACATATTGCAGAGGATACCGTTGGAAGCGTTGCCATTGGAACAGGAAAGATGTTAGAATTTATAGATAAATTAAATATTACATTAGATGGTAATAAGGTCGAGTTAATAGAGTGA
- a CDS encoding ATP-dependent RecD-like DNA helicase gives MEEIQVTVEDIIFQNEENGYVVARVDEKGDDTVIVGCIPYISEGQNLRLKGEWTLHKQFGKQFKVNEAEEILPNSLIGIERYLSSGVILGIGPVTAKKIVSKFGEKTFEVLENDIDRLSEIEGIGEKKIELIYDSYFKQREVKNIMVFLQTYGVTPNQCMKIYKRFGVESISIIKNNPYILTEEVSGIGFKSADKIARSLGIEIDSEFRIQSGIKHVVNQFCALGNTYMPKDELIKGASEILTVKEDLIIKNIFDCVIDGKVRVEIIDGVECVFTLPYYYAELGITKSMLSIVFSSFDTIDVNIDKQIKEFEEENNMSFANSQKEAIKGVIDNGVEIITGGPGTGKTTIIKCILDIFDKNGMSVVMGAPTGRAAKRMTESTGREAKTIHRLLELGFGLNDEEMAFSKGEESPLECDVIIIDEASMIDVLLMNNLLKALSLGTRLIIVGDVDQLPSVGAGNVLKDLIESECIKVVRLKEIFRQAKESMIVVNAHKINNGEIPILNDRDKDFFFIKEEDKDNILNTVVELINTRLPKYNSSWNKHQHIQILSPMKKGPLGIINLNSKLQEVLNPKAENKREREYRSTIFRVGDKVMQTKNNYSLKWIRVDGYGDKEGLGVFNGDMGFILNIDEEDNNITVIFDEEREVIYENINLDELDLAYAITIHKSQGSEFPVVIMPIFVGSPLLMNRNLLYTAITRAKNLVVLTGSVKALKYMIQNDRSFERFSSLKWRMKDTVSDEIFNEQ, from the coding sequence ATGGAAGAAATACAAGTCACTGTAGAAGATATAATATTTCAAAATGAAGAAAATGGATATGTGGTTGCAAGAGTAGACGAAAAAGGTGATGATACAGTCATTGTAGGGTGTATACCATATATATCAGAAGGACAGAATTTAAGATTAAAAGGCGAATGGACTTTGCATAAGCAGTTTGGTAAGCAGTTTAAAGTAAATGAGGCTGAGGAAATATTGCCAAATAGCTTGATTGGAATTGAAAGATATTTGTCTTCGGGTGTTATACTCGGAATTGGACCTGTTACAGCTAAAAAAATTGTAAGTAAATTTGGAGAAAAGACTTTTGAAGTTTTAGAAAATGATATAGATAGACTTTCTGAAATAGAAGGTATAGGGGAGAAGAAAATAGAACTCATATATGATTCTTACTTTAAGCAAAGAGAAGTTAAAAATATTATGGTGTTTTTACAAACATACGGTGTAACACCAAATCAATGCATGAAAATATATAAAAGGTTTGGAGTAGAATCTATAAGTATTATAAAAAACAATCCATACATATTAACGGAGGAAGTTTCAGGAATAGGGTTTAAATCAGCAGATAAAATAGCTAGAAGTTTAGGGATAGAAATTGATTCAGAGTTTAGAATACAAAGTGGCATAAAACATGTAGTAAATCAATTTTGTGCTTTAGGAAATACTTATATGCCAAAAGATGAACTTATAAAGGGCGCCTCTGAAATATTAACAGTAAAAGAAGATTTAATAATCAAAAATATATTTGATTGTGTTATTGATGGAAAGGTAAGAGTGGAGATAATAGATGGTGTAGAATGCGTATTTACATTACCTTATTATTATGCAGAGCTTGGTATAACAAAATCTATGCTTTCCATAGTTTTTTCAAGCTTTGATACTATAGACGTTAATATAGATAAACAAATAAAAGAATTCGAAGAAGAAAATAACATGAGTTTTGCTAATTCACAAAAAGAAGCAATAAAAGGTGTAATAGATAATGGGGTAGAAATAATTACTGGTGGACCTGGAACAGGTAAGACTACCATAATAAAATGTATACTAGATATATTTGATAAAAATGGTATGAGTGTAGTTATGGGAGCACCAACAGGTAGGGCTGCAAAAAGAATGACGGAATCAACGGGAAGAGAAGCTAAAACTATTCATAGATTATTAGAGCTTGGATTTGGATTAAATGATGAAGAGATGGCATTTTCTAAAGGGGAAGAATCGCCTTTAGAGTGTGATGTTATAATCATAGATGAGGCATCTATGATAGATGTACTACTTATGAATAATCTTTTAAAAGCCTTATCATTAGGGACTAGACTTATAATAGTAGGCGATGTCGATCAGTTACCATCTGTTGGAGCAGGTAACGTGCTTAAAGATCTTATCGAAAGTGAATGTATAAAGGTGGTAAGGTTAAAAGAAATATTTAGGCAGGCAAAAGAAAGTATGATAGTAGTTAACGCCCATAAGATTAATAATGGAGAAATTCCAATATTAAATGATAGAGATAAAGATTTCTTTTTTATAAAGGAAGAAGACAAAGATAATATTTTAAATACAGTGGTAGAATTAATAAATACAAGGCTACCAAAATACAATAGTTCATGGAATAAACACCAACATATACAAATATTATCGCCTATGAAAAAAGGACCTTTAGGTATTATAAATCTAAATTCTAAATTGCAAGAGGTTCTAAATCCTAAAGCTGAAAATAAAAGAGAAAGAGAATATCGAAGTACAATTTTTAGAGTTGGAGATAAGGTTATGCAAACTAAAAATAACTATTCTCTAAAGTGGATCAGGGTAGATGGTTATGGAGATAAAGAAGGTCTTGGGGTATTTAATGGAGATATGGGATTTATCTTAAATATTGATGAGGAAGATAATAATATAACGGTTATATTTGATGAGGAGAGAGAAGTTATCTATGAAAATATAAATCTAGATGAATTGGATTTAGCTTATGCAATAACTATACATAAGAGCCAAGGAAGTGAGTTCCCTGTAGTTATTATGCCTATATTTGTTGGGTCACCTTTGCTTATGAATAGAAATCTATTATATACAGCAATAACAAGGGCTAAGAATTTAGTGGTATTAACAGGCTCTGTTAAGGCACTTAAATACATGATTCAAAATGATAGAAGCTTTGAGAGGTTCTCTTCATTAAAATGGAGGATGAAAGATACAGTCTCCGACGAAATTTTTAATGAACAATAA